From the Acidicapsa ligni genome, one window contains:
- the rsmG gene encoding 16S rRNA (guanine(527)-N(7))-methyltransferase RsmG yields the protein MTTTADRLNQLLAQVDSPSLTPEQSEKFTAYLTLLQRWNARTNLTAIRDEEGILSRHFVESILCARALPVEIVSLLDFGSGAGFPGLPIAIIRNEISVTLAESQNKKATFLREAARVLNLPTKVHSARAEQLTQTYNGITLRAVDNMEQAIPAAIKLLSPNGWLALMTTQEEIPSIQTQTKETPILWQPEIPLPKNTNRILLLGKNSNSQLSNPTH from the coding sequence ATGACAACTACCGCAGATCGCCTCAACCAACTTCTCGCCCAGGTCGATTCCCCATCGCTGACCCCGGAGCAATCCGAAAAATTCACGGCCTACCTCACCCTCCTCCAGCGTTGGAACGCCCGGACCAACCTGACCGCCATCCGTGATGAAGAAGGCATCCTAAGCCGCCACTTTGTTGAATCCATCCTCTGCGCCAGGGCATTGCCAGTAGAAATAGTTTCCTTATTGGATTTCGGCTCTGGAGCTGGCTTCCCCGGTCTGCCCATAGCCATCATTCGAAACGAAATATCCGTAACCCTAGCCGAATCACAAAACAAAAAAGCCACCTTCCTCCGCGAAGCAGCCCGCGTCCTGAATCTCCCAACCAAGGTTCACTCCGCCCGCGCCGAACAACTCACACAAACCTACAACGGCATAACCCTCCGAGCCGTAGACAACATGGAACAAGCCATCCCAGCCGCCATCAAACTCCTGTCCCCCAATGGCTGGCTAGCCCTCATGACCACCCAGGAAGAAATCCCCTCAATTCAAACCCAAACCAAAGAGACACCGATTCTCTGGCAACCAGAAATACCCCTCCCCAAAAATACCAACCGAATCCTCCTCTTAGGTAAAAACTCTAACTCTCAACTATCCAATCCCACGCACTAG
- a CDS encoding ParA family protein, producing MGKILGIVNQKGGVGKTTTAINLAACLALEGLQILLVDCDPQANCTSGLGVQRDDNRHSIYDVLVGDVPAAQMLLPTEIDNLTLLPGSKNLTGANIELANAEDRATRLKSALEPVQAKYDLVILDCPPALDLLTLNSLAAADSLIVPMQAEYFALEGISELVSTLERVRASVNPKLTIEGVLLTMYDDRTNLAQQVTETLREFFKDRLFKTVIPRNIRLAEAPSHGKPVALYDARSRGAEAYFDLAAEYLERNKIVSPKAAERAAAAESGTESGTGAKPAGKTVRFWPYA from the coding sequence ATGGGCAAAATTCTGGGTATCGTCAATCAAAAGGGTGGAGTGGGCAAAACCACCACCGCCATCAACCTCGCAGCCTGCTTAGCACTGGAAGGATTACAGATTCTTCTGGTCGATTGTGACCCTCAGGCCAACTGCACCTCCGGCCTCGGAGTGCAGCGGGACGACAATCGTCACTCTATTTATGACGTTTTGGTAGGCGATGTTCCCGCCGCACAAATGCTGCTGCCCACCGAAATAGACAACCTGACTCTTCTACCGGGCAGCAAAAACCTTACGGGCGCCAACATCGAGCTGGCCAACGCAGAGGATCGCGCCACGCGTCTGAAATCAGCGCTTGAGCCAGTTCAAGCCAAATATGACCTCGTCATATTGGATTGCCCCCCGGCGTTGGATCTTTTAACGCTGAATTCTCTAGCGGCGGCAGATAGCCTGATTGTGCCCATGCAAGCGGAGTATTTTGCTTTGGAGGGCATTTCTGAGCTGGTTTCTACGCTGGAGCGGGTGCGTGCGAGCGTGAATCCAAAGCTGACGATTGAAGGCGTTTTGCTGACTATGTATGACGACCGGACGAATCTGGCGCAGCAGGTTACGGAAACTTTGCGCGAGTTTTTCAAGGATCGGCTATTCAAGACGGTGATCCCGCGCAACATTCGTCTGGCCGAAGCTCCCAGCCACGGAAAGCCGGTTGCGCTTTATGACGCTCGGTCGCGTGGGGCGGAGGCTTATTTTGATCTGGCTGCGGAATACCTGGAGCGAAACAAGATTGTCAGCCCGAAGGCGGCGGAGCGAGCTGCGGCGGCTGAGTCCGGGACCGAGAGTGGGACTGGGGCTAAGCCTGCTGGCAAGACTGTTCGGTTTTGGCCGTACGCGTGA
- a CDS encoding tetratricopeptide repeat protein, with translation MPATRTKAQRGWNPCNGGIPLPVPWMALYCVLHIWYASAVRRFLSILLAGICGIAPLGVNAQADFMQQAKNVSWQQNDATVQRTPPETCSATTPAPVMPGPNISAYAAGRENAFAAAYAATHCHDYVGALPLYRKALSDYPDDPRALILTAEAAAKANQTEEAITLFQRALARESNFTWSTRIALMRAYMSLNRWEDFESERADTRRAALNGDRTLSQKDGYPIDTLRTDTTFVRVIEFAKLHGVSHTRDRFLLYGEKDACTGYIPYIDLESNDIDQESFAKRYPDKAAAGMQSYSLESYLTPNAHGTLKIYPDGEPDYQVLRADVLDALAGHVPVLHPAGQPCIADAGRANP, from the coding sequence ATGCCAGCCACAAGGACAAAAGCGCAGCGTGGGTGGAACCCATGTAATGGGGGGATTCCATTGCCGGTTCCGTGGATGGCGCTCTATTGCGTGTTGCACATATGGTATGCTTCCGCCGTGCGGAGATTCTTATCCATTCTGCTTGCAGGAATATGCGGCATTGCTCCCCTGGGGGTAAACGCACAGGCCGATTTTATGCAGCAAGCGAAGAATGTTTCGTGGCAACAAAACGATGCTACGGTGCAGCGAACACCTCCAGAAACTTGTTCCGCAACGACGCCTGCTCCCGTTATGCCTGGTCCGAATATAAGTGCGTATGCTGCGGGACGCGAGAATGCCTTTGCTGCAGCCTATGCGGCGACACACTGCCACGATTACGTGGGTGCGTTGCCGCTGTATCGGAAGGCATTAAGCGACTATCCTGACGACCCGCGTGCCCTCATTCTCACCGCGGAGGCTGCGGCGAAAGCCAACCAGACAGAAGAGGCTATCACGCTCTTTCAGCGCGCACTCGCACGGGAAAGCAACTTTACGTGGAGCACTCGTATCGCGCTGATGCGTGCCTATATGTCTTTGAATCGTTGGGAAGATTTCGAATCTGAACGTGCGGATACTCGCAGAGCTGCGCTCAACGGTGATCGCACACTCTCACAGAAAGATGGCTATCCTATCGACACTCTTCGGACCGACACAACGTTTGTTCGAGTCATAGAATTTGCCAAGTTGCATGGCGTCTCTCATACACGGGATCGGTTTTTGCTTTACGGAGAAAAAGACGCGTGCACTGGATACATTCCATATATCGATCTTGAATCTAACGATATCGATCAAGAGAGCTTTGCCAAACGCTATCCAGATAAAGCTGCGGCTGGAATGCAGAGTTATTCGCTTGAATCTTATTTAACGCCGAATGCTCACGGCACACTCAAGATCTATCCGGACGGAGAACCTGATTATCAAGTGCTTCGCGCTGATGTTCTTGATGCGCTTGCGGGACATGTTCCGGTTCTTCATCCAGCGGGTCAGCCTTGTATTGCGGATGCTGGCCGTGCCAATCCTTAA
- a CDS encoding gamma-glutamyl-gamma-aminobutyrate hydrolase family protein has product MSIRIAIPEPASPQYVDDALAYNQRSLPQYIAALQSAGATPILIPLHETPSRVAKILTTTVGILLPGSGADLDPQKYGEPRSPHSAAPDPARAAADELLIQDAFNLHKPILAICAGAQSLNVWCGGSLIQDIPTQIGTAVNHAPARTVIDAHPIELTPNTRLSEIARHIPIHEDTHPERSFVRHPQHNAASHLSHLKPAIHEHESPAHLLVNSSHHQSIRIPGDNLIISARCPQDGIIEAAELRSPDHFALAIQWHPERTYIESAFSRAIFAAFAQAAESWTPRKIAESVLQS; this is encoded by the coding sequence CGTTGACGACGCTCTCGCCTACAACCAGCGATCCCTTCCCCAATACATCGCCGCGCTGCAGTCCGCCGGAGCCACCCCCATCCTCATCCCGCTCCACGAAACCCCATCCCGCGTTGCCAAAATCCTCACCACCACCGTCGGCATCCTTCTTCCCGGTAGCGGAGCAGACCTCGACCCTCAAAAATACGGAGAGCCCCGCAGCCCCCACAGCGCCGCCCCCGACCCAGCGCGCGCCGCCGCCGACGAACTCCTCATCCAGGACGCTTTCAATCTCCACAAACCCATCCTCGCCATCTGCGCCGGAGCCCAGTCCCTCAACGTCTGGTGCGGCGGCAGCCTCATTCAGGACATCCCCACCCAGATCGGCACAGCCGTGAATCACGCCCCCGCCCGCACCGTGATCGATGCCCATCCCATCGAACTAACCCCCAACACTCGCCTGTCTGAAATAGCCCGCCACATCCCAATCCACGAAGATACCCATCCCGAACGATCCTTCGTGAGACATCCTCAGCACAACGCCGCATCCCATCTCTCACACCTGAAACCTGCGATTCACGAACACGAATCCCCAGCGCATCTTCTGGTAAATTCCAGCCATCACCAGTCCATCCGGATCCCCGGCGACAACCTCATCATCAGCGCCCGCTGCCCCCAGGACGGAATCATCGAAGCCGCCGAACTCCGCAGCCCCGACCACTTCGCCCTCGCCATCCAGTGGCACCCCGAACGCACCTACATCGAGAGCGCCTTCTCCCGCGCCATCTTCGCAGCCTTCGCCCAGGCCGCCGAATCCTGGACCCCAAGAAAAATAGCAGAATCCGTCCTACAATCCTGA
- a CDS encoding TetR/AcrR family transcriptional regulator has translation METRNTRDHLLEVGLRRIRSVGYAATGVKEILDEAQVPKGSFYHYFPSKEVFAKEVLALYVADENTRAQKILLEGKSAPLKRLRKYFEELIKVYGHTAAISGCLMGNMSLEMADHSELIQSLLKSSFGNWQAGVAEILREAIERGELSKSTKPKEFAAFLVNSYEGALLRSKAEQSNEPLENFLNVSFNILLKN, from the coding sequence ATGGAAACTCGGAATACTCGGGATCATCTTCTGGAGGTTGGGCTTCGACGGATTCGGTCTGTGGGTTATGCGGCTACGGGTGTGAAAGAGATTCTCGACGAGGCGCAAGTGCCGAAGGGATCTTTTTATCATTACTTCCCGAGCAAAGAGGTGTTCGCGAAGGAAGTACTGGCGCTCTATGTTGCCGACGAAAATACGCGTGCCCAAAAAATACTCCTGGAAGGCAAGTCTGCCCCATTGAAGAGACTGCGGAAATACTTTGAGGAATTAATTAAAGTCTATGGTCACACGGCTGCGATCAGCGGATGCCTGATGGGAAATATGAGCCTGGAGATGGCAGACCATAGCGAACTAATCCAGTCGTTGCTGAAGAGTTCGTTTGGGAACTGGCAGGCGGGAGTTGCTGAGATTCTGCGCGAGGCTATTGAGCGGGGCGAACTGTCAAAATCTACAAAGCCAAAGGAATTTGCGGCCTTTCTGGTGAATAGCTATGAGGGTGCGCTGCTTCGATCGAAAGCGGAACAATCGAACGAGCCGCTGGAGAACTTTCTTAACGTCAGCTTCAACATCCTGCTAAAGAACTAG
- a CDS encoding HAD family acid phosphatase, whose product MRLLALVLVLVCLPALGQQAVVMVPNEPVNLQVAKDALTAYQSCKTENCYGPQIDRQIDLAIGFLKQSVAAAKAGDKLALVLDIDETSLSNWSVETHDDYGYIATDSNWCVALRCGKAIAGTLRLFKEAEADHVAVFFITGRPEGQRADTEANLKAEGYDRWEQLYLRPEDHPKKQSVTDYKSGDRAEIVAKGYRIVLNVGDQLSDLKGPAQAEHSVKLPNPFYFLP is encoded by the coding sequence ATGAGGCTTTTAGCTTTGGTGTTGGTGCTTGTTTGCTTGCCGGCTTTGGGGCAGCAGGCTGTGGTTATGGTTCCGAATGAGCCGGTGAATTTGCAGGTGGCGAAGGATGCGCTGACGGCTTATCAGTCATGCAAAACGGAGAACTGTTATGGGCCGCAGATTGATCGGCAGATCGATCTGGCGATTGGTTTCTTGAAGCAGAGTGTGGCTGCGGCGAAGGCTGGCGATAAGCTGGCGCTGGTGTTGGATATTGATGAGACTTCGCTGTCGAACTGGTCGGTGGAGACGCATGACGACTATGGATATATTGCTACCGATTCGAACTGGTGTGTGGCGCTGCGATGCGGGAAGGCGATTGCGGGGACGCTGCGGTTGTTCAAAGAGGCAGAGGCGGATCATGTTGCCGTGTTCTTTATTACGGGAAGGCCGGAGGGTCAGCGGGCAGATACGGAGGCCAATCTGAAGGCGGAGGGATATGACCGCTGGGAGCAGTTGTATTTGCGGCCGGAGGATCATCCGAAGAAGCAGAGCGTAACGGATTACAAGTCGGGGGATCGTGCGGAGATTGTGGCGAAGGGTTACAGGATTGTGCTGAATGTTGGAGATCAGTTGAGTGATTTGAAGGGGCCTGCGCAGGCGGAGCATTCGGTTAAGCTGCCGAATCCGTTTTATTTTCTGCCTTAG
- a CDS encoding ParB/RepB/Spo0J family partition protein codes for MSDVRRPARALGKGLDSLLPRVTASAPAMPEETTGKPMEVPVGEIDRNPFQTRTHFDEKLLDELAASITANGVVQPILVRPLPNGRFQLIAGERRWLASQKAGKETIPAFLRQVSDEQAMEITIIENLQRADLNPMEQAKAFDRLSREFGMTQEQMAYRVGQPRSSISNFLRLLKLPESVQAKVSSGVLSFGHAKTLLVLESPADAEQAANKILALSLSVRQAETYVQNLLHPDWPPKKEAPEPTPIDPNVREAQERLQRALGLRVRIEDKDGRGRVIIEYARLEDFDAVMEKIVGD; via the coding sequence ATGAGTGATGTGCGACGGCCTGCCAGGGCTTTGGGTAAGGGATTGGATTCTTTGTTGCCGCGGGTGACGGCTTCGGCTCCTGCGATGCCGGAGGAGACTACAGGGAAACCGATGGAGGTTCCAGTCGGGGAGATTGACCGGAACCCATTTCAGACTAGGACTCATTTTGACGAGAAGCTGCTGGATGAACTTGCGGCTTCGATTACGGCGAATGGGGTGGTGCAGCCTATCCTGGTGCGTCCGCTGCCGAATGGGCGCTTTCAACTGATTGCTGGTGAGCGGCGGTGGCTGGCTTCTCAGAAGGCAGGCAAGGAGACGATCCCGGCATTTCTTCGGCAGGTTTCCGATGAGCAGGCGATGGAAATTACCATCATTGAAAACCTGCAACGAGCGGATCTGAATCCGATGGAACAGGCTAAAGCTTTCGATCGTTTGTCGCGCGAGTTTGGAATGACACAGGAGCAGATGGCGTATCGCGTGGGACAACCTCGCAGCTCGATCAGCAACTTTCTGAGGCTGTTGAAGTTGCCGGAAAGTGTGCAAGCGAAAGTCTCCTCTGGGGTGCTTAGCTTTGGACACGCGAAGACCCTGCTAGTGCTGGAATCTCCTGCAGATGCGGAACAGGCGGCTAACAAAATACTAGCACTTTCGCTTTCTGTTCGCCAAGCGGAAACGTACGTACAGAATTTGCTGCATCCTGACTGGCCGCCGAAGAAAGAGGCTCCGGAGCCTACGCCGATCGATCCTAATGTGCGGGAGGCGCAGGAGCGGTTGCAGCGGGCGCTTGGGTTGCGGGTTCGGATTGAGGATAAGGATGGGCGCGGGCGGGTGATTATCGAGTATGCGCGGCTTGAGGATTTTGATGCGGTGATGGAGAAGATTGTTGGGGATTGA
- a CDS encoding SDR family NAD(P)-dependent oxidoreductase: MATHTNSSTFSKQGTAVITGASTGIGAVYAHRFAKRGYDVLLVARDQNRLTALAEEITTATGRKAEVLAADLTLKADLHRVETRLRSDDTLTALVNNAGFGATSKLIDSDVDDLENMIQLNVTALTRLTSAILPGLIERGTGLIINIASIVAVSPELLNGVYGGTKAFVVALTQSLHNEVKDKGITVQAVLPGATSTEFWDRAKLPVHNLPAEIVMTADEMVDASLAGLDQGELITIPSLPELDDWKKFEEARKALGPNLSRKHSALRYGVGA, translated from the coding sequence ATGGCTACGCATACGAATTCATCTACATTCTCGAAACAAGGAACGGCTGTTATCACCGGGGCATCTACAGGGATTGGCGCGGTCTATGCACACCGTTTCGCAAAGCGCGGATACGATGTGCTGCTGGTGGCACGCGACCAGAACAGATTGACGGCACTTGCAGAGGAGATAACAACGGCGACTGGACGCAAGGCGGAAGTGCTGGCGGCCGACCTTACATTGAAGGCGGATCTGCATCGCGTTGAAACACGTCTTCGTTCTGATGACACGTTGACTGCATTGGTGAACAATGCGGGCTTTGGCGCAACGTCGAAGTTGATCGACTCCGATGTGGACGATCTGGAGAACATGATTCAACTAAACGTGACGGCACTGACGCGGCTTACTTCGGCGATTCTGCCCGGATTGATTGAGCGAGGGACGGGGCTGATCATTAATATCGCATCGATTGTTGCAGTCAGTCCTGAACTTTTGAATGGCGTGTATGGCGGTACGAAGGCGTTTGTTGTGGCGCTTACGCAGTCACTGCACAATGAGGTGAAGGATAAAGGCATTACGGTACAGGCGGTGCTGCCGGGAGCTACGAGTACTGAGTTCTGGGATCGCGCGAAGTTGCCGGTTCACAATCTGCCTGCGGAGATTGTGATGACGGCTGACGAGATGGTGGATGCGTCTTTAGCCGGGCTGGATCAGGGTGAGCTGATTACGATTCCTTCGCTGCCTGAGCTGGATGATTGGAAGAAGTTCGAAGAGGCGCGCAAGGCGCTTGGTCCTAATCTTTCGCGGAAGCATTCGGCGTTGCGGTATGGAGTGGGTGCGTAA
- a CDS encoding BlaI/MecI/CopY family transcriptional regulator: MLKRRRLPKPTEGELELLRVLWDRGSATVRELYDEVNVTRPLGYTSVLKLLQIMAEKGLVTRTQDGRAHIYEAARTQQETTDQLLKDLSQRLFAGSAAQLAMHALAMEPASAEELKEIRALIARREKSK, translated from the coding sequence ATGCTTAAGAGGCGACGTTTACCTAAGCCAACGGAGGGGGAACTCGAGTTGCTTCGAGTTCTGTGGGACAGGGGTTCGGCTACTGTTCGTGAGTTGTATGACGAGGTTAATGTGACGCGGCCGCTGGGGTACACCTCGGTGTTGAAGCTATTGCAGATCATGGCTGAGAAGGGATTGGTGACGCGGACGCAGGATGGGCGTGCTCACATCTATGAGGCTGCGCGTACGCAGCAGGAGACTACGGATCAGTTGTTGAAGGATTTAAGTCAGAGGTTGTTTGCGGGTTCGGCTGCTCAGCTTGCGATGCATGCATTGGCGATGGAGCCGGCGAGTGCTGAGGAGTTGAAGGAGATTCGTGCCTTGATTGCGAGACGGGAGAAGAGCAAATGA
- a CDS encoding GWxTD domain-containing protein gives MNIAFEVLGWTLIHSLWQVTAIALLYGFLNLFIARTHSGARYGLALIALLSILAVAMGTLWYEYARYSREHLFPGVAAMGNTLPFSVAGGNLLHVNAGPGYFNLAAWLPWLDGVWVAGVLCLSLRTAGGWWWLERMRRNARLEVPSGLRVAFDDMRRRMGITRVVDLRISVQVAGTLTLGIVRSVVVVPASALLSMSEEQMEAVLAHELAHIRRADYLWNLIQTMIETLFFFHPAVRWIGGRMRQERELCCDDIAVAYCGNATVYAQALLRLEEQRSHVSALAMGVNGNQSRPALLHRIARVLGEPIAAERGQGARLIGAAAVCVCVVLFLLPMSRRLGDVAAPAVHAAALSMELPQAKQSTDAPLVTQSTNSLMGRAYRQWVEEDVRWIITPEEKKSFDSLGSDAERDKFIERFWQQRNPTGDATKNAYREEHYRRIAYANMHFRFADEAGWRSDRGRIYIVYGRPHSVDSHPSGGVFVDGVKSKNPFEVWNYSHIDGMGEDVPFLFVDDCDCGRYGLVRR, from the coding sequence ATGAATATTGCATTCGAAGTGCTGGGATGGACTTTGATTCATTCGTTGTGGCAGGTGACGGCGATTGCGCTCTTGTATGGTTTTCTCAACCTGTTTATTGCGAGGACTCATAGCGGAGCACGTTATGGGCTTGCGTTGATCGCGTTGCTATCGATACTGGCGGTTGCGATGGGAACGCTTTGGTACGAGTATGCGCGATATAGTCGAGAGCATTTGTTTCCGGGTGTTGCGGCGATGGGGAATACACTTCCCTTCTCTGTTGCGGGTGGAAATTTACTGCATGTGAATGCGGGCCCGGGCTACTTCAATCTCGCTGCATGGTTGCCGTGGCTGGATGGTGTGTGGGTTGCCGGTGTGCTTTGCCTCTCGCTGCGGACTGCGGGGGGATGGTGGTGGCTGGAGAGAATGCGGCGTAATGCGCGGCTGGAAGTACCGTCGGGATTGAGAGTGGCGTTCGATGATATGCGCAGGCGAATGGGGATTACGCGCGTGGTTGATTTACGCATCTCTGTGCAGGTTGCGGGAACGTTGACTCTCGGCATTGTGCGGTCGGTGGTTGTGGTGCCTGCATCAGCGTTGTTGTCGATGAGTGAAGAGCAGATGGAGGCAGTGCTGGCGCATGAGTTGGCGCATATTCGCCGCGCGGATTATTTGTGGAACCTGATTCAAACGATGATAGAGACGCTGTTCTTCTTTCATCCCGCGGTGAGGTGGATTGGAGGCAGGATGCGGCAGGAGCGCGAGCTTTGCTGCGATGATATTGCGGTTGCTTACTGCGGCAATGCTACGGTCTATGCGCAGGCGCTGTTGCGATTGGAGGAGCAACGTTCGCATGTCTCCGCGCTGGCTATGGGCGTGAATGGGAATCAATCACGACCGGCGTTGTTGCATAGGATTGCGCGTGTGCTGGGTGAGCCTATTGCTGCAGAGCGTGGGCAGGGTGCTCGACTGATTGGTGCGGCTGCTGTTTGTGTTTGCGTGGTGTTGTTCTTGTTGCCGATGTCGCGAAGGTTGGGAGATGTTGCGGCGCCGGCTGTCCATGCGGCTGCGTTGTCTATGGAGTTACCGCAAGCTAAGCAAAGCACAGATGCACCGCTTGTTACGCAAAGTACGAACAGTTTGATGGGCAGGGCTTATCGGCAATGGGTTGAGGAGGATGTGCGATGGATCATTACTCCGGAGGAGAAGAAGTCGTTCGATAGCCTGGGAAGCGATGCGGAGCGGGATAAGTTTATCGAGCGGTTTTGGCAGCAGCGCAATCCGACAGGGGATGCTACGAAGAATGCTTATCGCGAGGAGCATTACCGGCGGATCGCTTATGCGAATATGCATTTTCGGTTTGCCGATGAGGCTGGATGGAGGAGTGATCGTGGGCGAATCTACATCGTGTATGGACGGCCGCACAGCGTCGATTCGCATCCGAGTGGCGGGGTGTTTGTGGATGGGGTGAAGAGCAAGAATCCGTTTGAGGTTTGGAACTATTCGCATATTGATGGGATGGGCGAGGATGTTCCGTTTCTCTTTGTGGATGATTGTGATTGTGGGAGGTATGGGTTGGTTCGTCGCTAG
- a CDS encoding right-handed parallel beta-helix repeat-containing protein, with product MSCKFRNSLARQPFLLVLSLVALFAASNASAATWCVNHAGTAGCKSSISAAVSAATAGDIINVAQGTYAEQVIITKPLSLIGDPFNPPVIDATGQFNGIFVNGMATAPLPGIANVTIYGFEIHNARFEGILIANASNVTILANHVLNNNKALVPSAAECPGIPAFETSEAMDCGEGIHLMATDHAFVARNLVEDNSGGILITDETGVSNSNLIQGNVVQNNGYACGITMAGHPPATSIIPSATISFGIMHNVISNNQSHNNGLLLPGAGAGVGIFAPGPGSTNTANVISGNELYDNGLPGVTMHNHGSAPAPAPGVNLNDNVIIGNHIYGNAADTADATTPGPTGINIYSTAPVTGLVISQNTFSDETVDIVFKAPAGTIDAHFNNFTPHSTGIDNLGSGVISATENWWNCAAGPSAKCSIATGTGITTSPWLPVQVDISLQ from the coding sequence ATGTCCTGCAAGTTTAGGAATTCGCTCGCCCGTCAACCATTTCTCTTGGTCCTGTCTCTAGTAGCCCTCTTCGCCGCATCGAACGCATCCGCCGCCACCTGGTGCGTCAACCACGCCGGCACCGCGGGCTGCAAATCCAGCATCAGCGCCGCCGTCAGCGCAGCCACTGCAGGCGACATCATCAACGTCGCCCAGGGAACCTACGCCGAGCAGGTCATCATCACCAAGCCACTCTCGCTCATCGGAGATCCCTTCAACCCGCCCGTCATCGATGCCACCGGCCAGTTCAACGGCATCTTCGTAAACGGCATGGCCACTGCACCCCTGCCCGGCATCGCCAACGTCACCATTTATGGCTTCGAAATTCACAACGCCAGGTTTGAAGGCATCCTCATAGCGAACGCCTCCAACGTCACCATCCTCGCCAACCATGTCTTGAATAACAACAAAGCACTCGTCCCCTCAGCCGCCGAATGCCCCGGCATTCCCGCCTTCGAAACCAGCGAAGCAATGGACTGCGGCGAAGGCATTCACCTCATGGCCACCGATCACGCCTTCGTTGCCCGCAACCTCGTCGAAGACAACTCCGGCGGCATCCTCATCACCGACGAAACCGGCGTAAGCAACAGCAATCTCATCCAGGGCAACGTCGTGCAAAACAACGGCTATGCCTGCGGAATCACCATGGCCGGCCATCCACCCGCCACCTCGATCATTCCCTCCGCCACCATCTCCTTCGGCATCATGCACAACGTCATTTCAAACAACCAGTCCCACAACAACGGCCTGCTGCTACCCGGCGCCGGAGCAGGCGTCGGCATCTTCGCCCCCGGCCCAGGATCGACCAATACAGCCAACGTCATCAGCGGCAACGAGCTGTACGATAACGGCCTGCCCGGCGTAACCATGCACAACCACGGCTCTGCACCCGCCCCGGCACCCGGCGTCAACCTCAATGACAATGTCATCATCGGCAACCACATCTACGGCAACGCAGCCGACACCGCCGACGCCACCACCCCCGGCCCCACCGGCATCAACATCTATTCGACCGCACCAGTAACAGGCCTGGTCATCTCGCAGAATACCTTCAGCGACGAAACCGTCGACATCGTCTTCAAGGCCCCCGCAGGCACAATCGACGCCCACTTCAACAACTTCACCCCACACAGCACCGGCATCGACAACCTCGGCTCCGGCGTAATCAGCGCCACCGAAAACTGGTGGAACTGCGCCGCAGGCCCATCCGCCAAATGCAGCATCGCCACCGGCACCGGAATCACCACATCCCCCTGGCTACCAGTCCAGGTAGACATCTCACTCCAGTAA